The following DNA comes from Veillonellaceae bacterium.
TGTTTAAGGCTAGCAATGCCTGTCGTAATGCTTCGACCGACCCTTGGAGATCTGCTTTTATAACAATATTAAGATCCTTAATGTTGCCTTCCTGAATTTGTTTGAATAAATCATCCAGCGAAACTTTTTGCGAGTGCGCCAACTCATCGGTACGCTTTTTAGCAATACGTTTTTCAGCTACAGCTCGCGCAATTTTTTCTTCAACTGCAACCAGGACATCTCCGGCTTCAGGTACATCTGCCAAACCTAATACTTCAACAGGTGTAGATGGTTCAGCCTTTTTAACCTTTTCGCCACGGTCATTGATCATTGCCCGCACCTTGCCATAAGCAGTACCAGCTATGATTGAATCACCAATATGCAGTGTTCCTTTTTGCACGAGAACGGTAGCAACAGGGCCACGGCCTTTATCTAGTTTAGCCTCAATAATAGTTCCATAAGCGTTTCTGTTCGGATTAGCCTTCAGTTCCTGCATTTCAGCTACCAGTACAATCATGTCTAGCAAATCGCTTATACCCGTTTTCTGGTGAGCGGATACAGGCACAGTGATGGTATCTCCGCCCCAGTCTTCAGGTATTAGTCCATGCTCTGAAAGCTGTTGTTTGACACGATCTGGGTTTGCACCAGGTCGATCTATTTTGTTTATCGCTACAATTATAGGTACGTTTGCCGATTTAGCATGATTTATAGCTTCAATTGTTTGCGGCATAACTCCATCATCAGCCGCAACGACTAAAATAGCTACGTCGGTAACTTGAGCACCACGCGCGCGCATAGCCGTAAAAGCCTCATGGCCCGGTGTATCTAAAAAGGCAATTTTCTTTCCTTGTGAAATGACTTGGTATGCACCAATGTGTTGAGTAATTCCGCCTGCTTCCTGCGAGGTGACATGCGTTTTGCGAATTACATCCAACAGTGATGTTTTACCATGGTCAACGTGCCCCATAACGGTAACTACCGGAGGCCTCGGCACTAATGTGGCAGGATCATCTTCAATCTCTGGAATTTCGGTAGGATCTTCTTCGGGAGGCAACTCTTCAACTGTAGTTCCAAACTCTCCTGCAAGAATTGTTGCTGTATCAAAATCAACCTCTTGATTAATGCTAGCCATTATTCCAAGCATCATCAATTTTTTGATAACTTCACTAACTTCCCGTCCTAACTTTAACGCAAGCTCTTTGACTGTTATTGATTCGCCAATCTGAATGATTTTAGGTGTCGGAGATTCAATTTTTGGGGTTGGCGCTTGACGTCCATGATGGCTTGAATTACGACGATTTGCATTCGTTTGGTTATTTCTTCTATTTCTATCTTGGCTTCTTGAATGATTGTTATATTGGTTTCGATCATTGGTACGATTACTAGTATTTGGAGTATTAGAAGCACTAGACTGTTGACGATGCTTCTGGCTACTTTGATTATGCATTTGGTTAGTTTGCTGTTGAGGACGCTGTTGTCCTTGCTGGTACTGACCTTGCGGACGTCGTTGTCCCTGCTGGTACTGGCCTTGCGGACGCTGTTGTCCCTGCTGGTACTGACCTTGCGGACGCTGTTGTCCCTGTTGGTACTGACCTTGCGGACGCTGTTGTCCCTGTTGGTACTGACCTTGCGGACGCTGCTGTCCCTGTTGGTACTGACCTTGCGGACGCTGTTGTCCCTGCTGGTACTGACCTTGCGGACGCTGCTGTCCCTGCTGGTACTGACCTTGCGGACGCTGTTGTCCCTGCTGGTACTGACCTTGCGGACGCTGCTGTCCCCGCTGGTACTGACCTTGCGGACGCTGCTGTCCCCGCTGGTACTGACCTTGCGGACGCTGCTGTCCCTGCTGGTACTGACCTTTAGGATCTACTTGACGTACATCGGTTTGCTCATTGAGATTTTTCTGGTTATCTCTAGGCTTCTGATTCTGCGCTCCGCTCATTGCTGGAGTGCTAGATTGCTTATTTGCACTGTTGGTATCGGTAACATCTCCTTTATGTGCAAACGTCCTCTTAATTACCGCTTTGGCATCTTCATCAACACAACTCATATGATTCTTAGCCGTAACATTATTACGACCTAGTATATCTATTATCACTTTGCTCGTAGTATTAAACTCTTTAGCTAATTCATATATCCTAAATTTGGACATTGATCCACCCCCATTTTCTTACTCTCCCATAGTCTTATCGAATAATGCCTTTGTTATAGCTTTACTAAATCCCGTATCGACAATAGCTACTGCAACCCGACTTGCCTTACCAATAGCCATCCCCAAATCTATTTTGGTGACACATTCATAAATTGGTATTTTATAGAAATTAGTTAAATCGCGATAGCTTTTTTTTGTGTTTTCAGAAGCATCTTCTGCTACTATAACAAGTTTCGCCTTACCAGACCTAACCGCGTTTTCAACAGCAAGCTCACCGGAAACCAGCTTTCTCGCCTTCATAGCTAATCCTAGCATTGACAGAAGTTTATGATTGTTCATAGGTTATGCTTCCGCGAAGTTGTTCATATACCGCCGGTGCTATTTCATGTTTCAGAGCACGTTCTAATCGCTTCTCCTTATAAGCTTTTGCGAAACACGGCTCACTGGCACAGATATAAGCGCCTCTGCCAGCCTTTTTGCCGGTTGAATCGATTAAAACATCACCATCAGGTGTACGAACAACTCTTAATAGTTCTTTCTTATTCTTCATCTCCTGACACCCAACGCACATACGCTGTGGTATTTTTCTTTGTTTCACTGTTATTCCTCCTGACTAGCGGAATACGCTTGGGCTTGAGATTCGCTTTTAATATCAATTTTCCAACCGGTGAGTTTAGCAGCAAGTCTAGCATTTTGTCCTTCTTTGCCAATGGCTAAAGACAACTGATAGTCAGGAACTACGACCTTCGAAACCTTTTCAATCTCATTTACTTCTACTGTTATAACCTTTGCTGGACTTAAGGCATTAGCGATATATTTAGCGGGATCTGCATTCCACTTCACGATATCGATTTTCTCGCCTTTTAATTCGTTAACTATAGCTTGCACTCTCATACCTTTATGACCAACACATGCCCCCACAGGATCTACATTTTCGTCTCGAGAATATACTGCAATTTTAGATCGTAGTCCAGGCTCACGCGCGACCGATTTAATTTCAACGATACCATCGTGAATTTCCGGCACCTCTAACTCAAAAAGCCTTTTAAGCAATCCTGGATGAGTACGGGATACAAGAATTTGTGGGCCTTTAGTTGTTTTCTTAACTTCATTTATGTATGTTTTAAGTCTATCACCATGTCTATAAATCTCACCCATTATTTGCTCAGAGGGAGCTAAAATCGCCTCAGCTTTTCCTAAGTCTATATATACGTTTTTTTGCTCGATACGCTGCACTATACCAGTTAAAATATCACTTTCACGATTTGAAAATTCTTCGTAAATAATTCCCCGCTCGGCTTCGCGAATACGTTGAACAACTACCTGCTTGGCGGTTTGAGCTGCTATTCTTCCAAAATCTTTTGGCGTTACTTCTATCTCTACAATATCGCCTAGTTCATACCGAACGTCAACCGCACGGG
Coding sequences within:
- the nusA gene encoding transcription termination/antitermination protein NusA, with amino-acid sequence MNAEFMLAFEQLGKEKGIAPEVLFDAIEAALISAYKRNFGSAQNVRVSLDRSTGEIHVYARKNVVETITDSRLEMDLEEARAVDVRYELGDIVEIEVTPKDFGRIAAQTAKQVVVQRIREAERGIIYEEFSNRESDILTGIVQRIEQKNVYIDLGKAEAILAPSEQIMGEIYRHGDRLKTYINEVKKTTKGPQILVSRTHPGLLKRLFELEVPEIHDGIVEIKSVAREPGLRSKIAVYSRDENVDPVGACVGHKGMRVQAIVNELKGEKIDIVKWNADPAKYIANALSPAKVITVEVNEIEKVSKVVVPDYQLSLAIGKEGQNARLAAKLTGWKIDIKSESQAQAYSASQEE
- a CDS encoding 50S ribosomal protein L7ae, which gives rise to MNNHKLLSMLGLAMKARKLVSGELAVENAVRSGKAKLVIVAEDASENTKKSYRDLTNFYKIPIYECVTKIDLGMAIGKASRVAVAIVDTGFSKAITKALFDKTMGE
- the infB gene encoding translation initiation factor IF-2, which codes for MSKFRIYELAKEFNTTSKVIIDILGRNNVTAKNHMSCVDEDAKAVIKRTFAHKGDVTDTNSANKQSSTPAMSGAQNQKPRDNQKNLNEQTDVRQVDPKGQYQQGQQRPQGQYQRGQQRPQGQYQRGQQRPQGQYQQGQQRPQGQYQQGQQRPQGQYQQGQQRPQGQYQQGQQRPQGQYQQGQQRPQGQYQQGQQRPQGQYQQGQQRPQGQYQQGQRRPQGQYQQGQQRPQQQTNQMHNQSSQKHRQQSSASNTPNTSNRTNDRNQYNNHSRSQDRNRRNNQTNANRRNSSHHGRQAPTPKIESPTPKIIQIGESITVKELALKLGREVSEVIKKLMMLGIMASINQEVDFDTATILAGEFGTTVEELPPEEDPTEIPEIEDDPATLVPRPPVVTVMGHVDHGKTSLLDVIRKTHVTSQEAGGITQHIGAYQVISQGKKIAFLDTPGHEAFTAMRARGAQVTDVAILVVAADDGVMPQTIEAINHAKSANVPIIVAINKIDRPGANPDRVKQQLSEHGLIPEDWGGDTITVPVSAHQKTGISDLLDMIVLVAEMQELKANPNRNAYGTIIEAKLDKGRGPVATVLVQKGTLHIGDSIIAGTAYGKVRAMINDRGEKVKKAEPSTPVEVLGLADVPEAGDVLVAVEEKIARAVAEKRIAKKRTDELAHSQKVSLDDLFKQIQEGNIKDLNIVIKADLQGSVEALRQALLALNTNNKEVRVTVVHAGVGAINESDVMLASAANALIIGFNVRPDANARKAAETEKIDIRSYRVIYEAINDVEAAMTGMLAPQYKEVIQGRAEIRQVFTINKNVVAGAYVLEGKVTSTSKVRVIRDGVVVHEGEIESLRRFKDDVKEVASGYEFGLTIEKFRDIKEQDIVEVYAMEQIKPNS
- a CDS encoding YlxR family protein is translated as MCVGCQEMKNKKELLRVVRTPDGDVLIDSTGKKAGRGAYICASEPCFAKAYKEKRLERALKHEIAPAVYEQLRGSITYEQS